The sequence GATATCCGCGGCGCGCTCTACGTTGACGCCATGCTCGGCAAGCATTTCGCGCTTCTCGGTTCGACCGGTACCGGTAAATCGACAGCAGCAGCGCTGATTCTCCATAAAATCTGCGATCTTGCGCCCGAAGGCCATATCCTGATGATCGATCCACACGGTGAATATTCGGCGGCCTTCAAGGATAATGGGAAATTGTTCGATGTGAACAATCTGAATCTTCCCTATTGGTTGATGAATTTCCGCGAACATTGCGAAGTGTTCGTCCAGTCCAGGGGTGACGCCAAGCAGATGGACTGTGATATTCTGGCCAAATGTCTGCTGGCGGCAAAGGCCAAGAACCAGGGGGCCGCCAATATCACCAAGCTGACCGTGGATTCACCGGTTCCCTATCTGTTGTCCGATCTGACAACGATTCTGCAGAATGAAATGGGCAAGCTCGACAAGGCTACCAACAGCGCGCCCTATCAGCGGCTGAAATCGAAAATCGACGAAATCAAGGCCGATCCGCGGTACAGCTTCATGTTCTCCGGCATGCTCGTCGGCGATACAATGGCGGCGTTTCTCGCCAAGATTTTCCGGCTGCCTTCCGAGGGCAAACCGATTTCGATCATCGATGTTTCGGCGATGCCGTCCGAGATCACGCCGACGGTGGTTTCCGTTCTCAGCCGGCTGGTGTTCGACTATGCGATCTGGGCCCGTAATGAGGCGCAGCGGCCGATGCTTCTGGTCTGCGAGGAAGCGCATCGCTACATCCCCAATGACGATGTTGCCGAGGAAAGCAGCGTCCGCGACATCCTAAGCAGGATCGCCAAGGAAGGCCGGAAATACGGGGTTTCTCTGGGTTTGATCACCCAGCGTCCGTCAGATCTGGCCGAAGGGGTGCTCTCGCAGTGCGGCACCATCCTGTCGATGCGTCTCAACAATGACCGCGATCAGGCCTTCGTAAAGGCCGCAATGCCGGAAGGCGCGCGCGGATTTCTCGACTCCATTCCCGCCTTGCGCAACCGCGAAGTGATCTGCTGTGGCGAAGGCGTCGCCATACCGATCCGCGTTGCGCTGGATACGCTCATCGAAGAGCGCCGTCCGGCCTCGGAAGATCCCATATTCTCCGACCTGTGGCGCGAACATGGCGGCGAGGAAGAGATCATCCAGCGGGTTATCAAGCGCTGGAGAGCGCAGGGCCGGTAATCCCTGGCCGGCAGTTTATCCATTTTCCTCGGCTGTTGATCGATAGCGGCTGTCAAAATTCCATGCATCGATTACGTCTGTAGTCATCGGCTGTGCGTCGGGCACAGCAGAGTGATATGGAGAAACCGATGGTTTATAAACGCTTTTTTCCACTGATTGCCGGACTGGGCTTGGTCGCAGTGTCGATAGTGCCGGCAATGGCCATTCATGCGCGTGATGCGGATCAGGAACGCGACAAGACGTGGAGTGAAACGCTCGCCCGGGATATCAAGGCACAGGTGAAGGCCAGTATGACCGAGGGCGCCGATGGTATGGAAAATGGCGCGGAGGAGATGCTGCGGGGCGCCGACCAGATGGAAGCCTATGCAGACCGGCTGGAGAGTGATGCGGAATTCCGCGAACGCGAAGCTGCCAGACAGAATGCACGCGGAGACCGGAAAATTACGGCCCAGAAACTACTGGAAAGCGCGCCGAAGATGCGCCGCGGTGCGGAAAAGATGCGCAAGGGAGCGGAGCGGATGCGCGCTGCCGCGGAAAAGATGCGGCGCGGCGAGAGCGGTTAAGCGAAGTCCCGCAAGCGGATGATTCCGCCCCTGCGGGCATCCGGTTCCAGGTAACCAGTAGAGGCTGGCCTGCGCAGACCTTCCCTTTCTGCTCAGGAGATATCAGCCCAGCCGATCGATAGCTGCCTGCAGGCGTCCGGCTTCCGCTTCCTTGTCGGCCAGATCGGCACGGGCTTTCTCGACCGCTTCCGGTTTGGCCTTTTCGACAAAATTGGGATTACCGAGACGTCCGCCGAGTGATTTGGCTTCTTTCTGCGCGGCTTCCAGCGCCTTGTTCAGACGGGCCTTTTCTGCATCAATATCGATGGCACCGGCGAGCGGCAGCACATAGGTGGCGCCGTCGACCACAATCTGCGCGGATGGGCCATCCGGAGCCGGATCGAAGGAAAT comes from Sphingorhabdus sp. YGSMI21 and encodes:
- a CDS encoding ATP-binding protein — its product is MSDMGSHNFPAARPLADSEVEPIEDENQGAISQRSESHKIGEVIEIAGSGSKIIMDTAVLAGLMDHSDPTVKMAGQVGSQVKIRVGQTWLLANIRTQRLFEGQTGLVVAEIDFLGEGDEEKLTGQIYNFRRGVTRYPTPASVVYAVTTADLKQIYASDGRANVEVGTVYPTDDIRGALYVDAMLGKHFALLGSTGTGKSTAAALILHKICDLAPEGHILMIDPHGEYSAAFKDNGKLFDVNNLNLPYWLMNFREHCEVFVQSRGDAKQMDCDILAKCLLAAKAKNQGAANITKLTVDSPVPYLLSDLTTILQNEMGKLDKATNSAPYQRLKSKIDEIKADPRYSFMFSGMLVGDTMAAFLAKIFRLPSEGKPISIIDVSAMPSEITPTVVSVLSRLVFDYAIWARNEAQRPMLLVCEEAHRYIPNDDVAEESSVRDILSRIAKEGRKYGVSLGLITQRPSDLAEGVLSQCGTILSMRLNNDRDQAFVKAAMPEGARGFLDSIPALRNREVICCGEGVAIPIRVALDTLIEERRPASEDPIFSDLWREHGGEEEIIQRVIKRWRAQGR